Proteins encoded by one window of Halomonas sp. SH5A2:
- the mreC gene encoding rod shape-determining protein MreC, whose product MPIKPLFSHGPLPGYRLFFCVLIASALMFVDQRFTRMENVRAQMSVVVAPIQWVVGVPSRLLDWGSLAFSDQQALVDENQRLREQILTLSHRGQQMANLTKENAELRRLLGAAEQRDIPFMTAELLSLDNDPFSHQMVVDRGHRHGAYVGQPVIDATGLVGQVTAVSTYSSRVLLVADASHALPVQVNRNGLRFIVQGAGRYGRVNVLHVPNTADIREGDLLTTSGLAGRFPPGYPVARVTKVEHDPGQPFAQVTAEPMAQLKRSRHFLLLSPPPKRQSDEQHWDDTLQVSVDALRSAHQVVNPDDEPSSQEEP is encoded by the coding sequence TTGCCTATTAAACCGCTGTTTTCGCACGGTCCTTTACCGGGATATCGGCTGTTTTTCTGTGTACTGATTGCCAGTGCGCTGATGTTCGTCGACCAGCGTTTTACGCGTATGGAAAACGTGCGCGCCCAGATGTCAGTGGTGGTGGCCCCGATCCAGTGGGTAGTGGGCGTTCCCAGCCGGTTACTGGATTGGGGGTCGCTAGCTTTTTCAGATCAGCAAGCGCTGGTTGATGAAAATCAGCGCCTGCGTGAGCAAATTTTGACGCTATCCCACCGCGGGCAGCAAATGGCGAATCTCACCAAGGAAAACGCCGAATTACGGCGTTTGCTTGGTGCTGCCGAACAGCGCGACATTCCCTTTATGACCGCGGAATTGCTGTCCCTCGACAATGACCCCTTCAGCCATCAGATGGTGGTGGATCGTGGGCATCGCCATGGTGCCTATGTGGGCCAGCCGGTGATTGATGCCACGGGGCTAGTCGGTCAGGTGACGGCCGTTTCGACCTACTCCAGTCGTGTGCTGCTGGTGGCCGATGCCAGCCATGCTTTGCCGGTGCAAGTCAATCGCAATGGTTTGCGCTTTATTGTCCAGGGGGCGGGGCGCTATGGCCGCGTGAATGTGTTGCATGTGCCGAACACGGCAGATATTCGCGAAGGTGATTTGTTGACAACGTCTGGCTTGGCAGGGCGATTTCCGCCTGGCTACCCCGTTGCCCGTGTCACCAAGGTCGAGCATGACCCTGGACAGCCGTTTGCCCAGGTCACCGCGGAGCCTATGGCTCAGCTAAAACGCTCACGCCATTTTCTGCTGCTTTCCCCGCCGCCTAAGCGCCAGTCTGATGAGCAACATTGGGACGACACTCTGCAGGTCTCGGTCGACGCGTTACGCAGTGCTCATCAGGTGGTAAACCCTGACGATGAACCATCTTCCCAGGAGGAGCCCTGA
- the mreD gene encoding rod shape-determining protein MreD gives MPRVTETPLVVVWLTLLMALCLQVMPLGDEWQVFRPEWLGLMLIYWCMREPDQVGVFHGFVLGILLDLIEGTPLGHHAIMFSLLAFLCALVYARFRAYSLLQQALLVLVLLGIVQLVDQWLRSLVGDFSIHLAFLISSLVSAVLWPWLATMFAALQRRLAGN, from the coding sequence ATGCCCCGCGTTACGGAAACGCCTTTGGTGGTGGTGTGGTTGACCTTGCTGATGGCGCTTTGTCTGCAGGTGATGCCTCTGGGGGATGAGTGGCAGGTATTCCGGCCCGAGTGGTTGGGGTTGATGCTGATTTATTGGTGCATGCGTGAGCCCGATCAAGTGGGTGTTTTCCACGGCTTTGTGCTGGGTATTCTACTGGATTTGATCGAGGGAACACCTCTGGGTCATCACGCCATCATGTTCTCCTTGCTGGCGTTTTTGTGCGCACTTGTCTACGCCCGCTTTCGTGCCTATTCACTACTCCAGCAAGCGTTGCTGGTGCTAGTGCTACTGGGGATTGTACAACTGGTCGACCAATGGTTGCGCAGCCTGGTGGGTGATTTTTCCATTCATCTGGCGTTCTTGATCTCGTCGTTGGTCAGCGCGGTTTTATGGCCTTGGCTTGCGACGATGTTTGCCGCATTACAGCGTCGTTTGGCCGGGAACTGA
- a CDS encoding Maf family protein, with translation MLEPEPVLCLASASPRRRELLASIGVSVQLEPCDIDETPLPGESAERYVVRLAQAKAQAAVPMTSLSTLGSDTAVVVDGQILGKPDDESHAASMLRRLSGRQHDVLTGVAVTGPKGVLTCCVTTRVTLRDINDAEIAAYWKTAEPGDKAGGYAIQGMASVFVAGIEGSHSAVVGLPLFETACLLRRQGVPLWNGHLPA, from the coding sequence ATGTTGGAACCAGAGCCGGTCTTGTGTCTGGCGTCTGCCTCACCACGCCGCCGGGAGTTGCTCGCATCAATTGGCGTTTCGGTTCAGCTTGAGCCCTGCGACATTGACGAGACACCATTGCCTGGCGAGTCCGCCGAGCGTTATGTCGTTCGTTTGGCCCAGGCCAAGGCGCAAGCGGCGGTGCCCATGACCTCGCTGTCGACACTGGGCTCGGATACGGCGGTCGTGGTGGATGGACAGATTTTAGGCAAACCCGACGATGAATCCCACGCCGCGAGCATGCTGCGGCGTCTCTCGGGGCGACAGCACGACGTATTGACCGGTGTCGCGGTGACGGGGCCAAAGGGCGTCTTGACGTGCTGTGTGACAACCCGCGTGACGCTGCGAGATATCAACGACGCAGAGATAGCCGCCTACTGGAAAACCGCCGAGCCAGGTGACAAGGCGGGCGGTTATGCTATCCAAGGCATGGCGTCGGTATTTGTGGCAGGCATTGAGGGCAGTCACTCGGCAGTGGTGGGGCTGCCACTTTTTGAAACAGCGTGCTTGCTGCGTCGTCAGGGGGTACCGTTATGGAATGGACATTTACCCGCGTAA
- the rng gene encoding ribonuclease G, which yields MSGEVLINLTPMETRVALVENGVLQEALIERSRRRGIVGNIYKGKIVRVLPGMQAAFVDIGLERAAFIHAQEVMPPGTAVDEQQTIGQLLHEGQALVVQVTKDPIGSKGARLTTHLSVPSRYLVYMPDSPHHGVSQRIEDERERERLKTLLDSSIGEQTLDVNGGFIVRTAAEGVGDEELIGDMHFLLRLWRKVSERKISAAPATVIYDDLPLFMRTLRDVMRDDIEKIRIDSRENFLRLVEFAEEFMPDAVDRIEYYPGERPIFDLYSVEDEIQKALGRKVQLKSGGYLVIDPTEAMTTIDVNTGGYVGHRNLEETIFKTNLEAATSIARQLRLRNLGGIIIIDFIDMEDIEHQRQVLRVLEKALERDHAKTKCTGVTELGLVQLTRKRTRESLEQTLCEACPTCSGRGTLKTPETVCYEIFREILREERAYSAETYMVLASQPVVDRLLDEESAAVADLEAFINKTIRFQVEQHYSQEQYDIVLM from the coding sequence ATGAGCGGTGAGGTTCTGATTAATCTGACGCCGATGGAGACCCGCGTAGCGCTGGTCGAAAACGGTGTGCTGCAAGAGGCGTTAATCGAGCGTTCTCGTCGGCGCGGTATCGTCGGCAATATCTACAAAGGCAAGATCGTACGTGTGCTGCCTGGAATGCAGGCTGCCTTTGTTGATATTGGCCTCGAACGTGCCGCCTTTATCCATGCCCAGGAAGTGATGCCCCCTGGTACCGCTGTTGACGAGCAGCAGACCATTGGCCAGCTGCTTCATGAAGGCCAGGCGTTGGTCGTGCAGGTCACCAAAGATCCCATCGGTAGCAAAGGTGCGCGGTTGACGACGCATCTTTCAGTTCCCTCCCGCTATCTGGTCTATATGCCCGATTCGCCACACCACGGCGTTTCCCAGCGCATTGAAGACGAGCGTGAACGTGAGCGGCTGAAGACGTTGCTGGATAGCAGCATCGGCGAGCAGACCCTGGACGTAAACGGCGGCTTTATCGTGCGTACCGCGGCTGAAGGGGTAGGCGATGAAGAGCTCATCGGCGATATGCATTTTTTGCTGCGGTTATGGCGCAAGGTCAGCGAGCGGAAAATTTCGGCGGCGCCCGCAACGGTCATATACGATGACCTGCCTCTGTTCATGCGTACCTTACGCGATGTCATGCGTGACGATATCGAAAAGATCCGCATCGACTCCCGGGAAAACTTTCTCAGGCTGGTGGAATTTGCCGAGGAGTTCATGCCCGATGCCGTGGACCGTATCGAGTATTATCCCGGCGAGCGACCCATTTTTGACCTGTACAGTGTTGAAGACGAGATCCAGAAAGCGCTGGGCCGCAAAGTACAGTTGAAGTCGGGTGGCTATCTGGTGATTGACCCCACCGAGGCAATGACCACCATTGATGTCAACACCGGTGGCTATGTAGGGCATCGCAATCTTGAAGAAACCATCTTCAAGACTAACCTGGAGGCGGCAACGTCGATCGCCCGGCAACTGCGCCTGCGTAACCTGGGTGGCATTATCATTATCGACTTTATCGATATGGAAGATATCGAACACCAGCGCCAGGTACTGCGCGTGCTGGAAAAGGCCTTGGAACGTGACCATGCCAAGACAAAATGCACCGGTGTCACTGAACTTGGCCTGGTGCAGTTGACCCGCAAGCGGACCCGGGAAAGTCTCGAGCAAACCTTGTGCGAAGCCTGTCCAACCTGCAGTGGCAGAGGCACTCTCAAAACGCCCGAAACGGTGTGCTACGAGATTTTCCGCGAGATTCTTCGTGAAGAGCGGGCCTACAGTGCCGAGACGTATATGGTGTTGGCTTCCCAGCCGGTCGTTGATCGATTATTGGACGAAGAGTCCGCTGCGGTTGCTGATCTGGAAGCCTTCATCAATAAGACCATTCGCTTTCAGGTAGAACAGCACTATTCTCAAGAGCAGTACGATATTGTGTTGATGTGA
- a CDS encoding YhdP family phospholipid transporter — protein sequence MTIRPVVRIALRIAAWWLGALAIILLLVRLAMSQADALTPRVEAFLESQVGVPVHIERLTLALQRNDIELMVGDVSAQTPNGYPLFKLTHATLRLDVWASLKARAPIFNDADIRGTEFHLYRLFSDRWEWPAPAKLPVVEEQPAINLTALDRWMGILLRQRLSVEDTRLVLHGEDNTVDLHAPTLLLGGDEQHTQLEGSINIIDQTESEPSRPLPMAFLQAEVSPGKDGYRDFSAALNVEVQLDHLALLGDVIRPEYVPQISQAGGDARLWGQWYKGQLDRARVGVDIPQLTLRHEVQRAILRNVEALGQWRRDGNGGEAWVSGDAENVEWAEPSGVSEGPALPRHWYLTHQPGDWELRTSAFELASLAAWRDYVLMPESVTRVLQTLAPRGQVDGFRIGQKEGEWGVDAAISNLEVLPWEQAPGGGPLDAWVQARDFRGRVQFANHRESTLYFPKLFDAPMQLQHATGQVEWVYDGPRALVSGRDIVLDWEGASVTGGFGLVTEAEQGHFGLDIDFQDVDALENPLAQWVPMKALTPQLREWLGNEVGGYVTQGALKLSQPLGDDVDDDALTSTLELTLRDGYLPIAPDWPQIEDLAGRLRWQNGRLLAEVERGQTQGVVLSDGAVRLQDDVLNLSGRWQASGQNALAFLSAMPDINMPDISDLNLEGDIDGDVALAMSLDDEADLTLEVNAEPRGMQIGYGELAERIESLQGQITWQQQGEQSALVGQLNGQLLDGVIQAAIDTREDGVALQGEASARGLLGLAGLSPEAARSLAEGRSSWQGQLTLSPTPKLALESNWQGMAVKLPAPFAKSAQQAWPWTLTADLEPLRIQSRLADIADLHIQSTAGGELAGSARLGDASRRTSNWRQIPGWQLAAELERLDIAAWQTALSPLIQGSDAAGAGDTSISTFPPLSLNIATSCVVYKQACLGGGTAEGSLRDSNVSLMLDSDVVRGRVEYRPTGPTPLDIALTQLSLDPIVDAVSGGGREQQTVSMPSSWTESVETTTPETSPPMALPEWLADVPDGRLRLSEMLLDGKRMGPLTAYWHADGDGLSLEPVGLTLGQLTAAGALHWEGGVATSRTRAEVAIKGGNIATALERLDQPVAMRSRSAQVDATLAWPGAPWQLDLAKAGGEMTTDIRDGRFLTLESAPARLVGLLNFDNILRRLRLDFSDVTGQGTAFDRVHGAADIANGQLMLRGPLQIEAPAATLSLRGDVDLVNRELDQRLGVALPVSQSLPMAAIAIGAPVVGGALFLADQLFGDALDQATTIYYRVEGPWASPQVTLEGSR from the coding sequence ATGACGATTCGCCCTGTGGTGCGTATTGCGTTGAGAATCGCCGCGTGGTGGCTTGGTGCGCTGGCGATTATTTTGCTATTGGTGCGCTTGGCGATGAGCCAGGCGGATGCCCTGACGCCCCGCGTTGAAGCATTCCTGGAATCTCAAGTCGGTGTGCCGGTTCATATTGAGCGGCTAACGCTTGCCCTTCAGCGCAACGATATCGAACTCATGGTGGGCGATGTCAGCGCACAAACGCCGAATGGCTACCCTCTGTTCAAGCTGACCCACGCCACCCTGCGGCTGGACGTGTGGGCGTCGCTCAAAGCGCGCGCGCCTATTTTCAACGATGCCGATATTCGCGGCACCGAATTCCATCTTTATCGACTCTTCAGCGATAGGTGGGAGTGGCCAGCGCCCGCCAAACTGCCAGTGGTGGAAGAACAGCCTGCTATCAATCTAACTGCGCTGGATCGTTGGATGGGGATTCTGCTCCGCCAACGGTTAAGCGTGGAAGATACCCGCCTGGTGCTGCACGGTGAGGATAATACGGTCGATTTACATGCGCCGACACTGTTGCTGGGGGGCGACGAACAGCACACCCAGCTTGAAGGCAGTATCAATATTATCGATCAGACGGAAAGTGAGCCTTCAAGGCCGTTGCCGATGGCATTCCTGCAGGCAGAGGTGTCGCCGGGCAAAGACGGTTATCGAGACTTTTCGGCGGCGTTGAACGTAGAGGTTCAACTTGACCATTTGGCTCTGCTAGGGGACGTCATACGCCCCGAGTATGTCCCCCAGATTAGCCAGGCCGGAGGTGATGCGCGCCTCTGGGGGCAGTGGTACAAGGGCCAGCTGGATCGGGCGCGTGTGGGGGTGGATATACCGCAGTTGACGCTGCGCCACGAAGTACAGCGGGCCATATTGAGAAATGTAGAAGCCTTGGGGCAGTGGCGGCGCGACGGCAATGGTGGTGAAGCCTGGGTGAGTGGCGATGCGGAAAATGTCGAGTGGGCAGAGCCCTCAGGCGTCAGCGAAGGCCCCGCGCTGCCAAGGCATTGGTACTTGACCCACCAGCCTGGTGATTGGGAGCTGCGCACCAGCGCTTTTGAACTGGCGTCGCTCGCCGCATGGCGAGACTATGTGCTGATGCCGGAGTCGGTTACGCGCGTGTTGCAGACGCTCGCTCCGCGTGGGCAGGTAGACGGGTTTCGGATCGGTCAGAAGGAAGGTGAGTGGGGCGTTGATGCTGCCATCAGCAACCTCGAAGTGTTGCCCTGGGAGCAGGCACCCGGGGGAGGCCCCTTGGATGCCTGGGTACAGGCGCGAGATTTCAGGGGGCGCGTTCAGTTTGCCAACCATCGTGAAAGTACGCTTTATTTTCCAAAGTTATTTGATGCCCCCATGCAGTTGCAACATGCCACAGGGCAGGTGGAGTGGGTTTACGATGGCCCTCGGGCATTGGTCAGCGGGCGCGACATCGTGCTTGATTGGGAGGGTGCAAGCGTCACCGGTGGGTTTGGGTTAGTCACCGAAGCTGAGCAGGGGCATTTCGGTCTGGATATTGATTTTCAGGATGTCGATGCTCTGGAGAACCCGCTCGCGCAGTGGGTGCCAATGAAGGCACTAACGCCGCAATTGCGCGAGTGGCTGGGTAACGAAGTGGGAGGTTATGTCACCCAGGGCGCGTTAAAGCTCAGCCAGCCTTTAGGTGATGACGTTGACGACGACGCGTTAACGTCCACCCTTGAACTGACCCTGCGCGATGGATACCTGCCCATAGCCCCTGACTGGCCACAGATTGAGGATTTGGCCGGTCGCTTGAGGTGGCAAAACGGTCGTCTTTTGGCTGAGGTTGAGCGTGGGCAAACGCAAGGCGTAGTGCTTAGCGATGGCGCGGTTCGGTTACAGGATGATGTGCTGAACTTGTCTGGCCGGTGGCAGGCAAGCGGGCAAAACGCGCTGGCGTTCCTGTCGGCTATGCCCGATATCAATATGCCTGACATTAGCGATCTAAACCTCGAGGGCGATATTGACGGTGATGTGGCGCTTGCCATGTCGCTGGACGATGAAGCCGACCTCACTCTGGAAGTCAACGCTGAACCCAGAGGCATGCAGATAGGCTATGGTGAGCTTGCTGAGCGCATCGAGTCGCTACAGGGCCAGATTACCTGGCAGCAACAGGGCGAGCAAAGCGCCCTGGTTGGACAATTGAATGGGCAGTTATTGGATGGCGTGATTCAAGCGGCGATTGATACCCGGGAAGATGGCGTCGCGCTTCAGGGCGAGGCGTCAGCCCGCGGGTTGCTGGGGCTGGCAGGGCTGAGCCCTGAAGCGGCGAGGTCGCTTGCCGAGGGTCGCTCATCCTGGCAGGGGCAGCTAACCCTATCGCCCACGCCCAAGTTGGCGCTGGAGAGTAATTGGCAAGGCATGGCCGTCAAGCTGCCTGCTCCCTTTGCCAAGAGTGCCCAACAGGCATGGCCCTGGACACTGACAGCGGACCTTGAGCCATTACGTATTCAGAGCCGTTTAGCCGATATTGCCGATTTGCATATTCAGTCTACCGCCGGCGGTGAGCTTGCGGGCAGCGCCCGCCTGGGCGACGCCTCCCGCCGTACGTCGAACTGGCGGCAGATCCCTGGCTGGCAACTGGCTGCTGAGCTTGAACGGCTGGATATCGCTGCTTGGCAGACGGCGTTATCGCCCCTCATTCAGGGCAGCGATGCGGCAGGCGCTGGCGATACGTCAATTTCAACGTTCCCGCCACTTTCGCTGAATATCGCCACGTCCTGCGTGGTTTACAAGCAGGCTTGCCTGGGGGGTGGTACCGCAGAGGGCAGCCTGCGCGACAGCAACGTGTCGCTGATGCTGGATAGCGATGTGGTGAGAGGGCGGGTGGAGTACCGTCCCACCGGGCCGACGCCATTGGATATTGCCCTCACTCAGCTCTCCTTGGACCCCATTGTGGATGCGGTATCTGGAGGTGGTCGCGAGCAGCAGACGGTGTCTATGCCGTCTTCCTGGACAGAGTCGGTTGAAACCACGACGCCTGAAACCTCACCCCCAATGGCATTGCCCGAATGGCTGGCGGATGTTCCCGATGGCCGTTTGCGGTTGTCCGAGATGTTGCTCGACGGTAAGCGAATGGGCCCTTTAACGGCGTATTGGCATGCCGATGGTGACGGCCTTTCGCTGGAACCCGTCGGCTTGACGCTGGGGCAGCTCACTGCCGCCGGTGCGCTGCATTGGGAAGGAGGTGTCGCTACCAGTCGAACGCGTGCGGAAGTGGCGATAAAGGGCGGCAATATTGCCACCGCGCTTGAACGTCTTGACCAGCCGGTGGCCATGCGTAGCCGAAGTGCCCAGGTGGATGCGACCCTTGCCTGGCCTGGCGCCCCATGGCAGTTGGATCTCGCCAAGGCCGGGGGGGAGATGACCACTGACATCCGCGATGGTCGTTTTCTTACCCTGGAATCGGCACCGGCACGCTTGGTGGGGCTGCTAAACTTTGACAATATCTTGCGCCGCTTGCGGCTGGATTTTTCCGACGTAACCGGTCAAGGCACGGCGTTCGACCGTGTCCACGGGGCTGCCGATATCGCCAATGGCCAGCTCATGCTGCGAGGCCCATTGCAAATAGAGGCGCCCGCCGCCACGTTATCTCTTAGGGGAGACGTTGATTTGGTGAACCGTGAACTTGATCAACGCCTTGGCGTCGCATTACCCGTAAGCCAAAGCTTGCCAATGGCGGCGATCGCCATCGGAGCGCCCGTGGTAGGCGGCGCATTGTTTTTAGCCGATCAGCTATTCGGCGACGCCTTGGATCAGGCGACCACGATTTATTACCGTGTGGAGGGGCCCTGGGCCTCGCCGCAAGTGACTTTAGAAGGTTCTCGATGA
- the tldD gene encoding metalloprotease TldD yields MTANTNDLQTAVSILLTPGGLDLDALDSGLGYAMGAGVDYADLYFQRSWEEGWVLEDGEVKEASYNIDGGVGVRALAGEKTGFAYSNQITADALMDTGRTAAGIVRSGKQLTGQAVNPVTAASYYAGIDPLAGLSADEKVAMLKDADRVARAADPSVTQVSASLSGTYEVVLVRASDGTLATDIRPLVRFNVSVIAVKNGRRERGSAGGGGRYSMSRLRDEQVSERYAKEAVRQALVNLEAVDAPAGQMPVVLGAGWPGILLHEAVGHGLEGDFNRKGSSAFAGRMGQRVASKGVTVVDDATLSDGRGSLSVDDEGTPGQYTSLIEDGVLTGYMQDKLNARLMGMAPTGNARRESFAHLPMPRMTNTVMLAGQDEPEDIIKSVKRGIYAVSFGGGQVDITSGKFVFSASEAYLIEDGRVTAPVKGATLIGNGPDAMSRVSMIGHDMALDTGIGVCGKEGQGVPVGVGQPTLKVDELTVGGTQS; encoded by the coding sequence ATGACCGCAAACACTAACGATTTACAAACCGCCGTTTCGATTTTGCTCACCCCGGGCGGGCTGGATCTTGACGCCTTGGACAGCGGCCTGGGTTATGCCATGGGTGCCGGTGTCGACTACGCGGACCTTTACTTTCAGCGCTCCTGGGAAGAAGGCTGGGTTTTGGAAGATGGTGAGGTTAAAGAAGCAAGCTACAACATTGATGGCGGCGTCGGCGTACGCGCGCTGGCAGGCGAGAAAACCGGCTTTGCCTACTCCAACCAGATCACCGCCGATGCGCTGATGGATACCGGACGAACGGCAGCCGGTATCGTGCGCAGTGGCAAGCAACTGACCGGACAGGCGGTTAACCCGGTGACGGCAGCGTCCTACTATGCAGGCATCGACCCGCTCGCCGGGCTCAGCGCCGACGAAAAAGTCGCCATGCTGAAAGACGCCGACCGTGTCGCCCGCGCGGCTGATCCCAGCGTCACCCAGGTGAGCGCGTCGCTCTCCGGTACCTACGAAGTGGTACTGGTGCGGGCCAGTGACGGTACGTTGGCGACGGATATTCGCCCCCTGGTGCGTTTCAATGTCAGCGTGATTGCTGTTAAGAACGGCCGTCGCGAACGCGGCAGCGCCGGTGGTGGCGGGCGTTATTCAATGTCGCGGCTGCGCGATGAGCAGGTCTCGGAGCGCTACGCCAAAGAAGCGGTGCGTCAAGCCCTGGTCAACCTTGAGGCGGTCGATGCCCCCGCCGGGCAAATGCCGGTGGTGCTGGGGGCCGGCTGGCCGGGCATTCTGCTCCATGAAGCCGTAGGGCATGGTCTGGAAGGCGACTTTAACCGCAAGGGCAGCTCGGCCTTTGCCGGGCGGATGGGCCAGCGTGTGGCCTCAAAAGGCGTCACCGTGGTAGATGATGCCACGTTAAGCGATGGGCGTGGATCGCTCAGCGTCGATGATGAGGGCACGCCAGGGCAGTACACTTCGTTGATTGAAGACGGCGTGCTGACTGGCTATATGCAGGACAAGCTCAATGCTCGCCTGATGGGTATGGCGCCCACTGGTAACGCGCGCCGCGAGTCGTTTGCCCATTTGCCGATGCCGCGCATGACCAACACCGTCATGCTCGCGGGGCAGGACGAGCCTGAGGACATTATCAAGAGCGTCAAGCGAGGCATTTACGCAGTGAGCTTTGGCGGCGGCCAGGTCGACATCACCTCCGGCAAATTCGTGTTTTCCGCCAGTGAAGCCTATTTGATCGAAGACGGCCGTGTGACGGCGCCGGTCAAAGGCGCAACGCTGATCGGTAATGGCCCTGACGCCATGAGTCGTGTCTCGATGATTGGCCATGACATGGCGCTGGATACCGGCATTGGCGTTTGCGGTAAAGAAGGCCAGGGCGTGCCGGTGGGTGTTGGTCAGCCGACGTTGAAGGTTGACGAACTGACGGTCGGCGGCACGCAGTCTTAA
- the yjgA gene encoding ribosome biogenesis factor YjgA, whose amino-acid sequence MPKQRPEPLDDDMAERPSKSQLKREMHALQALGETLIAMQPAERARFPLSDDMLRAIDETARIRSHEGRRRHMQYVGKLIRKEDLAAIQAVFDSIEQEKQQRDHAFHRLEKWRDRLIDEGDPAAEQWLNEHPNTDLQTLRQLIRNAKRERDQDKPPTSARKLFKFLRNTAEL is encoded by the coding sequence ATGCCGAAACAACGCCCCGAACCCCTAGACGACGACATGGCAGAACGCCCCAGCAAGTCCCAGCTGAAGCGCGAAATGCATGCGCTTCAGGCATTAGGGGAAACACTGATTGCCATGCAACCCGCCGAGCGGGCGCGCTTCCCGCTATCCGATGACATGCTGCGTGCCATCGACGAAACCGCGCGCATTCGTTCCCATGAAGGGCGCCGGCGGCATATGCAGTACGTCGGCAAATTAATTCGCAAGGAAGACCTTGCCGCCATTCAGGCCGTGTTCGACAGCATCGAACAAGAAAAGCAGCAGCGCGACCATGCGTTTCATCGACTTGAAAAATGGCGTGACCGACTAATAGATGAAGGCGACCCGGCCGCTGAACAATGGCTCAACGAGCACCCGAATACCGATCTTCAGACCCTTCGCCAGTTGATTCGCAACGCCAAGCGCGAGCGTGATCAAGACAAGCCACCTACCAGTGCTAGAAAACTTTTCAAGTTTTTACGCAATACCGCTGAGCTTTAA
- the pmbA gene encoding metalloprotease PmbA, translating into MAQAFDASAQQALLTLRAESALAMAKRMGADAAEVGASVDQGIGVSVRQGEVETVELSRDQGIAITVYVGQRKGSASSTDASEASLQATVEKALAIARYTGEDPSAGLADAALMATDIPDLKVHHPWALTTDQAIELALSCEQAGREVAGITQSDGASLSSGEGVRVYANSHGFIGTQKGSRHSLSCMLIAEDEQGMQRDMDYTSARNPDDLSDPVAVGREAAKRTLRRLGAKRPPTGTYPVLFDPSLASGLVGHLMGALAGGALYRQASFLCDRLDTPLFPDWFSLEERPMEIGATASSPFDGEGVQTRNNRFIENGQIASYMLSSYSARRLGMSTTGNAGGARNMRITAPLTSQSALFEQMGTGVWVTELMGQGINGVTGDYSRGAAGFWVEKGVVQYPIEEFTIAGNLERMFGSLVGVGNDIDRRGSIHSGSWLIDGMTIAGN; encoded by the coding sequence ATGGCACAAGCGTTTGACGCATCTGCCCAGCAGGCACTGCTCACCCTTCGCGCTGAAAGCGCGCTGGCAATGGCCAAACGGATGGGGGCAGATGCCGCTGAGGTGGGCGCAAGTGTTGATCAGGGAATTGGCGTTAGTGTCCGCCAGGGTGAAGTGGAAACCGTTGAGCTTTCTCGTGATCAGGGCATTGCCATCACCGTGTATGTAGGTCAGCGCAAGGGCAGTGCGTCGTCCACGGATGCCAGCGAGGCTTCGCTGCAGGCAACCGTCGAAAAAGCCCTGGCGATTGCCCGCTACACGGGTGAGGATCCGTCGGCAGGCCTCGCCGATGCGGCGCTTATGGCGACCGATATCCCTGATTTGAAAGTCCACCACCCTTGGGCGTTAACCACCGACCAAGCCATCGAGCTGGCGCTAAGCTGTGAACAAGCCGGCCGGGAAGTGGCAGGCATCACCCAGTCGGATGGTGCTTCGCTGTCGAGCGGTGAAGGTGTGCGCGTTTACGCTAACAGCCATGGCTTCATCGGCACCCAAAAAGGCAGCCGACATTCGCTTTCCTGCATGCTGATTGCCGAAGACGAACAAGGCATGCAGCGCGACATGGACTACACCTCGGCGCGTAACCCTGACGATTTATCCGACCCGGTCGCCGTAGGTCGCGAGGCGGCCAAGCGTACCCTGCGCCGCTTGGGGGCCAAGCGTCCGCCAACGGGCACCTATCCTGTGTTGTTCGACCCAAGCTTGGCAAGTGGCCTGGTGGGCCATCTGATGGGCGCGCTGGCAGGCGGTGCGCTATACCGTCAGGCCTCATTTCTGTGTGACCGACTCGATACACCGCTGTTTCCCGATTGGTTCAGTCTTGAAGAACGACCGATGGAAATTGGCGCGACGGCGAGCTCTCCCTTTGACGGGGAAGGCGTTCAAACGCGCAACAACCGCTTTATCGAAAACGGCCAGATAGCGAGCTATATGCTGTCTTCCTACAGCGCACGGCGGTTGGGCATGAGCACTACCGGTAACGCTGGCGGCGCACGCAATATGCGCATTACTGCGCCTTTAACCAGCCAGTCAGCTCTGTTCGAGCAAATGGGTACAGGTGTTTGGGTGACTGAGCTGATGGGCCAGGGAATTAACGGTGTGACCGGTGATTATTCCCGTGGTGCGGCGGGTTTTTGGGTCGAAAAAGGGGTGGTTCAATACCCGATCGAGGAATTTACTATCGCCGGTAATTTGGAGCGTATGTTCGGGAGCCTGGTGGGCGTGGGTAATGATATCGATCGTCGCGGCAGCATCCATTCAGGTAGCTGGCTGATTGATGGCATGACCATCGCCGGTAACTAA